The DNA window AAGGATCCGACCGGCCCTGCGCTCACTTTCGAGCCGGTGTCCTGGCGGGCGTTCGTCGCCCAGGTCGGCGAGCGCGGCTGACCGAACCGGCTCCGAGAGCGCCCCGGATCCACGCGGCCCGGGACGCTCTGCTGTCTCAGGCGGCAGCGAGCTCGCCCAGCTCGGCGCCGGCGGCTACTGCCATACGCCTGTCCGATCCCGCTGACATCGCCTGAGCTGGCCCAACACGAGCGTCAGCGGTGGGCGCTGCCGGGTAGACACCGCCTGCGACTGGCCTGAACTCCGTGCCGCCGCTGCGGCCATCAGCACGACCAAGCCGGCGAGGTCACCACGTAAGCCGCCGACCGCGACCAGCGCCCGAGCTGGTGGCCGCCCGCCCGACACGACCCTGCTGGCGTTGACCTTGCGTGCTGGTGCCATTTGCCCCGGGTGTAGTTCAACAGTTAGAGGAGGCAGTGTTGATCCAGATTCGACTGAGTCACTACGAGCCGTGCGACCCGACTTAAGACTGCCTCGGCCGCACCCACATCGGCTACCGCGAGGGCATGACCGAGGCCGAGGCATTCGAGGCCGGCCGCGGCGCATGGAAACTCAAGGCCGACCGAGTGCTCGACCAGGACGGGGTGCAGATCATCAACCTCGACGGTACGGTCCTCGCGGTCGCGACGATCACCGGCATCACCAAGTGCGACGACCGGCAGGCCATCGAGGGCAGCCTGCTCACCGGCGACCCTCGGGTCGGCCACCCGACCACGAAGCCGCACCTGTCGCGGAACCCGGTCGGCTACTTCGAATCCAGCCGCGCCCGCCGCTGACCCCACCCAACATCCACCGTCCGGGCGGTCGGTGCAGCAGACCTGGCGAGAACAGCTGGCCCGTGGGATCAATGTAGCTGGTGGGGTTGCAGCTGGGTCGAACACGGAAATCTACGCAGTCCCGCCCCGTCAGCGGACATCACCGCTGATGGCGTTGGTGAGGTGCCTCCGAAGTTGAGGTCATACCAGCAGGACGCGGTGGATCACATCGTCGCGGCACTGGGCGATGGTGGTCGTGCCCGGATGCGGGCGGCCTGCGGTAGCGGGAAGTCGCTCGTCGGGTTGGGCGCCGGGGTGCGGTTGTGCCCGTCGGGGGCTGGTGGTGGTCGCGGTGCCCTCGCTTACGCTGCTGGCGCATATGCTGAGCGTGTGGGTCAGGACGCACGCCGCGGAGCGGGTGTTGGCAGTCTACGGCGAGGGCGGTGTCGCCGACGACGCGGTGCGGGTGGGTGGATCTGTCGTGTCCGGTGACCACGGACCCGGGAGAATCGCCGACTGGGTACGGCCCCGGCAGCCGCGCCCCGGCCGGCCAGGGGATCGGTTGCAGTCCCAGAACCACAATGGACGAAAGCTGACGAGCCGCCCGCTCAACGCTGCCGCAGGTAGATGAGGGCTGCGACGCCGCCGCCGCAGATCGCGTAGCCCAGCGTTGCCGTGATCTTGACCCACTGCGACAGATTCGTCTGCCCGAGCAGCCAGCCCAGCGTCAGACCACCCACGCCGAACAACACGATGAACAGGAACAACATCTGTCCTACCCGCCTACGACTTACCGCCATGAGAGAACTCCTTCCCCGGGTTGCGGGACCAGCGAAGCTGGTCCCGCAACCTCACCTTAAGCGAAGAACAACGGCCCTGATCGAGAGGAAGAACCAACCGAGCTCGGCCAGTACGAACAGCCTTAGGCCGCCAGTATCTGACTAGTCGCAGCAACAGCGAGTGAGCCCGCGATCCGCAGCGACAGAAGCACCAGGTGCCTGACCTTGGCGATTTCAGTCTCCCGCAAGGCAGAAGCCGAGTCCGGCCAGGGCGAGAACGCCGGCAACCGCACCTGTGCCCACGAGAACCGCGCCCCCGACAAAGGGAACGAAGACGACTCCCGCCATGGCCCAGGTGCCATACGCTGCCCCAAATCCTGCAACCGCTCCTGAGGCGAATCCCAGAATCGAACTCGTAGAGCAGCGGCCCGTCGGATCAGTGTAGTTCGCGGGGTTGCATGCCGCGTAGGCGTAGCGATTGCCATGAAGCGGGTTGCCGACGAAGCTGAGGTTGTCCTGTTGGGTGAAGCGGCCTTGTTGGGGGTTGAACCAGCGCTGGCCGAACTTGGTGAATCCGGTGGCCTGGTCGTAGGTGCCGCCAGCGTACCGGACGATGTTGTTGGTGCCGAGGTTGGTTTCGTCGGTGGTGGTGGCGTTGCCGTAGGGGTCGTACTTGTAGGTGGCGGCGAGGGTGCCGTTGGCTTTGACGGCGGCGACGGGGGTGCCGAGGCCGTCGAGGACGAAGGCGGTGTCGGTGCCGTTGATGCGCAGGCCGAGTGGGGTGCCGAGGCCGTCGCGTTCGACGTAGACGGTGGTGCCGCCGGCGGTCCAGGACTGCAGCCACGGCATGCCGTGCTGGTCTTCGTAGCCGTATTGCATGGTGGTGGTGCCGGCGCGGGTCAGCTCGACCTGGTCGGTGCCGGCGTAGGCGTAGGTGCTGGAGTTCGCGCCGGTCATCTGGTTGGCGTTGTTGTAGGTGATCGGGTTGACCGACGGTGCGCTGGCGCGGGTCTGGTTGCCGCGGTTGTCGTAGGTGTTGTTGGTGGTGGTGATCTGGTTGGCGGTGTTGAAGGTCAGGGTCTGGGTGGTGGTGCCGTCGACCTTGACGGTGTCGCGGTTGCCGTTCTTGGTGTAGGTGTAGTCGTAGGTTTTGCCGTTGTAGTTGGTGGCCTTGGTCAGCCGGTTGGCCTTGTCGTAGGTGAACTGGCTGACCGTCCCGGAGGTTTCGTCTTTCTGCCACTGCCGCAGGCCGGTGTCATCGGTGGTGGCGGTGGAGCAGGGTTGTCCGGAGGTGTACTTGGCGTAGCAGTAGGTCACGTCGAACACCGTCGCGGGGGCGGCGGAGTTGCGGGTGGCCGTGATGCGGGTGGGCCGGTCGGACTTGTCGTAGGTGGTCTTGACGCGCAGGGCGTAGACGCTGTTGTTGACGTTGGCGGCGAAGAAGGTGTTGAGGCGGTTGCCGTCTTTGTCGTAGGAGTAGTTGTAGCGGGTGCCGCTGGCGGTCTCGGTGCCGACGAGCCAGTTGCGGGTGTTGTAGATGTGCTTGGTGGTTCCACGGCCGTCGGTGATGCCGGTGAGGTTCCCGGCGAGGTCGTGGTCGTAGAGCAGCGTCACGCCGCCGGGGTTGGTGCGCTTGCGCAGCTGGTTGAGGTTGTCCCACTCCCAGGTGGTGGTGCCGGTGGCGTCGGTGCGGCTCTGCAGGTTCCCGGCGCGCCCGTACTCGTAGGTGACGGGGGTGAGGTTGGCGCCGCAGCCGGAGTAGCTGGTCTTCTCCAGCCGGTCGTCCTTGGTCCAGTCGTAGGTGGTGGTGCAGCCGCCCTGGGCGACGGTCCGGGTGCGGCCGAGGACGTCGTAGGTGAACGTCTTGACCGCCAGCCCGTTGCCGGTGGGCGGGGTCAGCGTGGTGATCTGCTTGTCGCTGTCATAGGTGTAGGTGGTGGGGTTGCCGGTGTTCGCCGGGTCGGTGGAGGTCTTGACGGTGCCGTCGGTGTTGTAGTCGACGTCGGCCTTCGCGGCCAAGGCGTCGGCGGTGGAGGTGCGGTTGCCGGCGCCGTTGTACGTGTAGGTCGAGCTGTTGCTCTGGGTGTCGATCGACGAGGACGGCTGGAAGTTCGCCGTCGGGTTCGTCGAGGTCGCCGCATTGGCGTAGGCGGCGGAGGCGCTGGCGCCGGATGGTGAGGCCGACTTGGTCAGCGACTGGCCGGCGTTGGCGCCGTAGGTGTTGGTGGTCGTGCTGCCCTCGGGGCTGACGTCGGTGGCCACGTCCTGGAACGTCGTGTAGGTCTTGGACCGTTCGTTGCCGGCCGGGTCGGTGGCCTTGGTGACCCGCTTGTCGCTGTTCAGGTCGTAGGTGGTGTGCGGCACCGACGCGACCGGCTGCGCCAGGTCCTGGCGCGGGTCGGCCATCATCGTCTGCGACGACGTGGGGTATGAGAGCCGGGTGGTCGCACCCTGGCCGGTGGTGGTGTCGGTGACCTGGGTGAACGAGGTGACCCGGTGCTGCCCGTCGTAGGTGACGACGCTGTAGAGGTCGTCCTTGGACCAGATCTTGACCAGGTCACCGGCGGCGCTGTACTCGAACGCCCACTGCCGCGTCGCTCCCAGCAGGTCGATCGCCTGCAGCCGGTTGTTGGCGTCGTACTTGTAGGACACCGTCCGGATGACGTTGTAGGCGTCGCTCTGCTCGTACGTCTTCAACCGGCCGTTGACGAACGTGGCCGTGGCCTTGCGGGCGTACTGACTTCCCCGGTCGGAGACGACCTGGGTGAGCTGCCCGCCGCTGTAGGTGTAGTCGGTGACGTTGTCGTTACGGTCCTCGGTCTTGTCCAGCAGACCGTCGGAGGTGAAGAACAACTCCTTGCCGCTGTCGTTCTCGGTCAGCTTCCACCCGGTGCCGTTCTTGACCAGCTTGGCCTTGAACTCACCCGGCGTCGTGTAGGCCGACCCGGTCCAGGTGAACTTCCCGACCACGCCGTCGGCCGCGGCGTAGGTGACCGAGCTGTCATCGGCCGGATACAGCTTCACGTCCTGCCCGGCCCGGGTTCGCCAACCCGGCCCGTGCGCGCCCGTCGACAGGTCGCTGCCCAGCATGAGGCTGTTGAACGACGCGCCCAGCGTCACGTTCCCGGCGATCCCGGGCAGGGTCAGGTCGGTGGTGTTCACCATCAGGTTCCCGGACCCGACGTTGACCTTCACCTCCATCCGGTCAGCCAGCGAGAACGACACCAGGGTGCCGTTGCGCACCGGCCCGGTGCCCTTGGGCACCGACGGCGCCGCCCCCGCAGCGGCCCGCGTCACCGCGCGCTGCGGCGAGTCGAACAACCACACCTTCGAAGACGACCGCGGCGACACCTGCGGCGCCTCCGACACCTCCTTCTGCGGCGCCGCGGGCGCAGCGGATGACGCAGCCGGCGGAACCGCCAGCACCGACGTGGCCAGCAGCGCGGACGCCACTCCCACAGCCACTCGACGTTGACCCATCAACACTCCCTCTTCAACACCCCACCCGACGGCCGATCCGCCAGGAAAAGGACATAACTCGCCACACCCTTCAACGGCTAACCGTGAACGGCATGGTTGACAAAGAGCCGACCCGCTCAAGCGCGCGAGGTCAGCAGGAAAGAAACTCAGGATGCAAGAAAGCTGGCAGGCGATTTATCGCTAGCGCTGAATGCTCGAATGATGCGCATAAATCTTCGCAGATTATCGCAGCAGCGATAACTCGCGGTCGATGCGAAATTCGCCTTCGCGAGCGGCGGAAACGGCCCAGCCTGGGGCCGTGATCGGCAGCAGTCGACCGCGCCTAGATAGACGCCACCTGCGCCGGGGCTCAGAAATTTTCAGTCAGCCATCGTGACTCACGCATCCCCCGTTGAAATTGCTGATTGTCATCGATCAACTGTTGTCCCTGAACAAGCTATCCAGTTAGCAAGTCTCGGGTCAACAACTATCACAAACAGCTAGGATCAAAGGTTTTTATCACTGCAAAAGGTGCAGTGCGGATGGCGCTACGTGACCACGATCGAATACCTGAATTCGACCGACGCCGATCATGCGGCTCCTACACACGTTCCACACCCGGCATCCTCGGCCCGTGGCCTGTCGAGTCGCGACGGATGCACGAAGCCCGGCGGTGGCCATCCTGGGCCGTGTCCGCCGGGCTTGCGAGCAGGGTCGAGACTCCTTGGTCAGTCCGGTCGTCGGGCCACCACCGCCAGGGCCATGCCGAAGAACTTCAGCGGCGACCGTTCGATCGCGTCGGTCACCGGCCGGATCCGCTGACCGAAGCCGGACCGGTCGAACGGCGGCATGATGTAGTCCACCGCCCCCGTCTCCAACCCCGCCCGGCGGAGCTGCCCCGACAAGCCCCGAGCGGTGAAGGAACGCGCATCGGCCAGCCGCCGGTGCAGCGGGACGATCCACGGCAGGAACGGACCCCGTGCCGGCCGGTACCGCTTGCCTCGGATCAGGAAACCGTGCGTCTCGATCGGGAACCACCGGTTGGAAGTGGTCAACGCGAACCGGCCACCCGGCACCAGCACCCGGTGCACCTGCCGCAACGCCGCATCGAGATCATCGATGTGCTCCACCACCTCGATGGCGGTGACCAGGTCGAAACTCTCATCCGGGTAGTCCAGCTCGGTGGCGGACAACTCCCGCACGTTGATCTTCTGCGCCGCCACCGGATCCCCCGCCAGCCGCTCCCGGAACAACTCCAACCGGTCCTGCTGGATGTCGACCGCCTCGATCTGCTCGAACGCGTTCACCAACCGCATCGTGTACGTGCCATCCCCACAACCGATCTCCAGCAACCGCCGACCGCTCAGTGCCGTGTACCGGCTGAGCGTTCCCAGTCTCTTCGCTACCCCCCGCTCGCCGAAAGCACTGCCATGTCCCAGTCCCAGTTGCCCCGAGGCTTCAGTCACGGTCGCCGACTCTATGCATACTGGTCGCTTTGGTGGGGGCGGTCACATGACCCGGTCGTTCTGCCTGCCGCCCGGTGACACGAACGGGGCCCCCGCACCGGGGGCCCCGCCGTGTCACCGTCCCCCGCATCGGAGGTCGGTCAGGGTGGCGCCGGAAGGCGCCGGTTGCGGCCCCCT is part of the Micromonospora sp. WMMD980 genome and encodes:
- a CDS encoding RHS repeat-associated core domain-containing protein; translation: MGQRRVAVGVASALLATSVLAVPPAASSAAPAAPQKEVSEAPQVSPRSSSKVWLFDSPQRAVTRAAAGAAPSVPKGTGPVRNGTLVSFSLADRMEVKVNVGSGNLMVNTTDLTLPGIAGNVTLGASFNSLMLGSDLSTGAHGPGWRTRAGQDVKLYPADDSSVTYAAADGVVGKFTWTGSAYTTPGEFKAKLVKNGTGWKLTENDSGKELFFTSDGLLDKTEDRNDNVTDYTYSGGQLTQVVSDRGSQYARKATATFVNGRLKTYEQSDAYNVIRTVSYKYDANNRLQAIDLLGATRQWAFEYSAAGDLVKIWSKDDLYSVVTYDGQHRVTSFTQVTDTTTGQGATTRLSYPTSSQTMMADPRQDLAQPVASVPHTTYDLNSDKRVTKATDPAGNERSKTYTTFQDVATDVSPEGSTTTNTYGANAGQSLTKSASPSGASASAAYANAATSTNPTANFQPSSSIDTQSNSSTYTYNGAGNRTSTADALAAKADVDYNTDGTVKTSTDPANTGNPTTYTYDSDKQITTLTPPTGNGLAVKTFTYDVLGRTRTVAQGGCTTTYDWTKDDRLEKTSYSGCGANLTPVTYEYGRAGNLQSRTDATGTTTWEWDNLNQLRKRTNPGGVTLLYDHDLAGNLTGITDGRGTTKHIYNTRNWLVGTETASGTRYNYSYDKDGNRLNTFFAANVNNSVYALRVKTTYDKSDRPTRITATRNSAAPATVFDVTYCYAKYTSGQPCSTATTDDTGLRQWQKDETSGTVSQFTYDKANRLTKATNYNGKTYDYTYTKNGNRDTVKVDGTTTQTLTFNTANQITTTNNTYDNRGNQTRASAPSVNPITYNNANQMTGANSSTYAYAGTDQVELTRAGTTTMQYGYEDQHGMPWLQSWTAGGTTVYVERDGLGTPLGLRINGTDTAFVLDGLGTPVAAVKANGTLAATYKYDPYGNATTTDETNLGTNNIVRYAGGTYDQATGFTKFGQRWFNPQQGRFTQQDNLSFVGNPLHGNRYAYAACNPANYTDPTGRCSTSSILGFASGAVAGFGAAYGTWAMAGVVFVPFVGGAVLVGTGAVAGVLALAGLGFCLAGD
- a CDS encoding class I SAM-dependent methyltransferase translates to MTEASGQLGLGHGSAFGERGVAKRLGTLSRYTALSGRRLLEIGCGDGTYTMRLVNAFEQIEAVDIQQDRLELFRERLAGDPVAAQKINVRELSATELDYPDESFDLVTAIEVVEHIDDLDAALRQVHRVLVPGGRFALTTSNRWFPIETHGFLIRGKRYRPARGPFLPWIVPLHRRLADARSFTARGLSGQLRRAGLETGAVDYIMPPFDRSGFGQRIRPVTDAIERSPLKFFGMALAVVARRPD